In Rhododendron vialii isolate Sample 1 chromosome 9a, ASM3025357v1, the following are encoded in one genomic region:
- the LOC131301223 gene encoding nuclear pore complex protein NUP1-like, whose protein sequence is MPFRFGSSASSTISGTTETPSLRSSTSPFGSSTSSGSPFGLPAPKPIGSSSGFGPSSLATNSNSSSSPTSSLLSSTRQPPKSSIFSSTTESPATVFSFGASSVSAAAANSAPMVFGSSSGSLFSFTSAAAASASSFQTLPVFSSGDQMNMEDSVDEDQPIQASTPTVPVFGQTPISNPSSGFVFSPAVPSAGNPFQFGGLQNQSTPQNPSPFQTSGSLDFAAAGNSFFLGSTSDDKANRMIVRVKHKPQRSSAVPSAGNPFQFGSQQNQSTPQNPSPFQTSGSLDFATACNSFLLGSTGDDEANRRIVRVKHKPRRR, encoded by the exons ATGCCTTTTCGGTTCGGTTCATCTGCTTCGTCTACAATATCTGGGACTACAGAGACCCCATCCCTCAGATCTAGCACTTCTCCATTTGGTTCTTCAACCTCTAGTGGTTCTCCGTTTGGTTTGCCAGCTCCTAAACCGATTGGTTCAAGCTCTGGTTTTGGTCCGAGCTCTTTGGCAACCAACTCTAATAGCTCCAGTAGCCCCACTTCTAGCTTATTGAGTTCCACTAGGCAACCCCCAAAGTCTTCCATTTTCAGTTCTACCACGGAGTCCCCAGCCACTGTTTTCTCATTTGGTGCATCGTCcgtttctgctgctgctgccaaCAGTGCACCTATGGTGTTTGGTTCTTCATCAGGTTCTCTTTTCTCATTCACGtcagctgctgctgcttctgcCTCTTCTTTCCAAACGCTGCCTGTGTTCAGTAGCGGTGATCAGATGAACATGGAGGATAGTGTGGATGAGGACCAACCCATACAGGCATCCACCCCTACGGTTCCAGTGTTTGGCCAAACTCCTATCTCAAATCCATCTTCCGGATTTGTGTTCAGTCCAGCAGTTCCATCAGCGGGAAATCCCTTCCAATTTGGGGGCCTACAGAATCAAAGCACCCCACAGAACCCATCTCCGTTTCAGACATCTGGCAGTCTGGATTTCGCAGCTGCTGGCAATAGCTTCTTTTTGGGTTCTACCAGCGATGACAAGGCTAATAGGATGATAGTGAGGGTTAAACACAAACCCCAAAGGAG TTCAGCAGTTCCGTCAGCGGGAAATCCCTTTCAATTTGGGAGCCAACAGAATCAAAGCACCCCACAGAACCCATCTCCGTTTCAGACATCTGGCAGTTTGGATTTTGCAACTGCTTGCAACAGCTTCTTATTGGGTTCTACCGGCGATGACGAGGCTAATAGGAGGATAGTGAGGGTTAAACACAAACCCCGAAGGAGGTAA
- the LOC131301219 gene encoding uncharacterized protein LOC131301219 translates to MVVRMMRWRPWPPIPSKKFQAKLILYRLEGLCGSSEKPLGMEVFSQLAVEIKWKGSKGNGLSYLRRSVRRNYTKQESLREGGDVEWNEEFQSVCSFSGYNKEGLFRPWEVAFTVFNGLNHGPINKVPAVATASLNLAEFASVNEEKELEVRIPLSIHGDNIECSPSLCLSVTILELKTTQEPSKIVQRSMAPLPLSPRSTDGSLMERDEGSPLKAGLRKVKELTRRVTKTRREEESSDGRSSVRSEDAEYNYPFDTESLDDMGEVESEEEVKEDSRFWKSVNYGSLAYANCAGASFYSNTTKSEDEDLIYYSNRRTDVGLTASVLDPSLQLSSKRSILPWKRRKLSFKSPKAKGEPLLKKDCGEEGGDDIDFDRRQLSSSDESTFGRDKSGDSSANRSSVSEFGDDSFTVGSWENKEVISRDGHMKLQTQVFFASIDQRSERAAGESACTALVAVIADWFQSNRDQMPLKCQLDSLIREGSLEWRNLCENATYRDRFADKHFDLDTVLEAKIRPLCVVPENSFVGFFHPEGLEEEVEGFDFLHGAMSFDSIWDEISRFQTENPRNGADPVVYIVSWNDHFFLLKVEHNAYYIIDTLGERLSEGCNQAYVLKFDKDTIIQSIPQEMTTKSADEKSMGEKGNSDDTKEDSNEEKEIAISNDLGSIEDKESVACRGKDCCKEYIKSFLAAIPIRELQVDLKKGLMASTPLHHRLQIEFHYTRFLEPVLGACGSIFVDRSKI, encoded by the exons ATGGTGGTGAGGATGATGAGGTGGCGTCCATGGCCCCCGATACCATCGAAGAAATTCCAAGCAAAACTGATCCTTTATCGCCTCGAAGGCCTATGTGGATCATCAGAAAAGCCACTAGGAATGGAAGTTTTTTCCCAATTGGCAGTGGAGATCAAGTGGAAGGGTTCAAAGGGGAATGGTCTCAGTTATTTGAGGCGAAGTGTGAGGAGGAATTACACGAAACAAGAGAGTTTGAGGGAAGGTGGGGACGTGGAGTGGAACGAAGAGTTTCAGAGTGTTTGTAGCTTTTCGGGGTATAATAAGGAGGGCTTGTTTCGTCCTTGGGAAGTGGCCTTCACTGTCTTCAAT GGCTTGAACCACGGACCTATTAACAAGGTACCTGCTGTTGCAACTGCATCTTTGAACCTTGCGGAATTTGCTTCTGTAAATGAAGAAAAGGAGCTTGAAGTCAGAATTCCTCTCTCCATCCATGGTGACAACATCGAGTGCAGCCCCTCACTTTGt TTATCTGTAACCATTTTGGAATTGAAGACAACCCAAGAACCCTCGAAGATCGTGCAGAGATCAATGGCACCTCTTCCTCTCTCACCTCGTTCCACTGATGGTTCATTgatggagagagatgagggtTCTCCTCTAAAAGCAGGTTtaagaaaagtaaaagaattaaCTCGAAGAGTGACGAAGACACGTCGTGAAGAAGAAAGCAGTGATGGGAGGAGTTCTGTCCGAAGTGAGGATGCGGAGTACAATTACCCATTTGACACGGAATCACTTGATGATATGGGTGAAGTGGAATCAGAGGAAGAAGTAAAGGAGGATTCTAGGTTTTGGAAGTCGGTCAATTACGGTTCATTGGCCTATGCAAATTGTGCTGGGGCATCATTTTACTCGAACACAACCAAAAGCGAAGATGAAGACTTGATCTATTACAGTAATCGAAGAACAGATGTGGGTTTGACTGCATCTGTACTGGATCCGTCATTGCAGCTGAGTTCGAAACGCAGTATCCTCCCCTGGAAAAGGAGAAAGTTGAGCTTCAAATCTCCCAAAGCCAAGGGAGAACCTCTACTGAAGAAAGATTGTGGAGAAGAAGGTGGAGATGACATTGATTTTGATCGCCGGCAACTTAGTTCCTCTGACGAATCAACTTTTGGG CGGGACAAATCAGGAGATTCATCTGCCAACCGATCGTCAGTCTCTGAATTTGGTGACGACAGTTTCACTGTCGGCAGCTGGGAGAACAAGGAAGTAATAAGCCGCGATGGACACATGAAGCTCCAAACCCAAGTTTTCTTTGCATCGATTGATCAGAGGAGCGAACGTGCCGCGGGCGAGAGCGCGTGTACAGCCCTGGTCGCTGTGATAGCCGATTGGTTCCAGTCCAACCGCGATCAAATGCCCCTCAAGTGCCAACTTGATAGCCTAATCCGAGAAGGTTCACTAGAATGGAGAAATCTCTGTGAAAATGCGACGTACAGGGACAGGTTCGCTGACAAGCACTTCGACCTCGACACGGTCCTCGAGGCCAAAATTCGTCCCCTTTGTGTAGTCCCAGAAAATTCCTTCGTCGGATTCTTCCATCCAGAAGGACTGGAAGAAGAGGTGGAAGGTTTCGACTTCCTCCATGGTGCTATGTCCTTTGATAGCATTTGGGATGAGATAAGTCGGTTCCAAAcagaaaaccctagaaatggTGCTGACCCTGTGGTTTACATTGTGAGCTGGAATGACCATTTCTTCTTATTGAAGGTGGAACACAATGCGTACTACATAATCGACACGTTGGGTGAAAGGCTTTCCGAGGGTTGCAACCAGGCATATGTCCTCAAATTCGATAAAGACACGATAATCCAATCTATTCCTCAAGAGATGACTACTAAATCAGCCGATGAAAAATCAATGGGTGAAAAAGGGAATAGCGATGACACCAAGGAGGAttcaaatgaagaaaaagagattGCCATTTCAAATGATTTGGGTAGTATTGAGGACAAAGAATCGGTTGCGTGCAGAGGGAAAGACTGTTGTAAGGAGTACATTAAGAGTTTTTTGGCGGCAATTCCTATCAGGGAATTGCAGGTTGATCTCAAGAAGGGTTTGATGGCGTCAACACCACTTCATCACCGGCTGCAAATCGAATTCCACTACACACGGTTCTTGGAGCCGGTTCTTGGAGCCTGTGGCTCAATTTTTGTTGACAGAAGCAAAATCTGA